The genomic segment CTGATGCGGCGGATGCCAGCGATCGAACGCTCGCGATGAGGTCCGTACTTGAGGGTGATCGTGAGCGACTTGCTCACCTCTCCCTCCTTGGGCTCAGTCACGTCGATCGAGGTGATGTAGCCCTCCTGCTTCAGGATCTCGGCGACGCCGGCCTTCAGCTTGGAGTACGGCATGCTCACGCTGTCGTGGTATGCCTGATTGCCGTTGCGGACACGCGTCAGCATGTCGGCGATCGGATCGGTCATTGTCATAGTTCAGGTGTTCCATTCCTGCCCCGGTTTCCTCAACGGACCTGTGGCGTTCAGTGGGTTTAGGTGATTACCAGGAGCTCTTGGTGATGCCGGGCAGCTCGCCGCGGTGTGCCATCTCGCGAAGGCAGATGCGGCAGAGGCCGAACTTCTTGTAGACCGAGCGCGGGCGTCCACAACGCTGGCAGCGGGTGTAACCGCGGACAGCGAACTTGGGCTTGCGAGCGGCCTTGACCTTCAGTCCAGTCTTCGCCATGTCAGTTCTCCTTGTAAGGGAACCCGAGCAGCTTGAGCAGCGCGCGTCCCTCGTCGTCGTTGGTCGCCGTGGTGACGATCGTGATGTCCATTCCACGCGAGCGGTCGATCTTGTCCTGATCGATCTCGTGGAACATGACCTGCTCGGTCAGACCGAACGTGTAGTTGCCACGACCGTCAAACTGCTTGGGCGAAAGCCCACGGAAGTCGCGGATACGAGGAAGTGCGAGCGTCAGCAGACGATCGAGGAACTCCCACATACGGTCGCCGCGCAGTGTGACGTGCGCACCGATCGGCATACCTTCACGCAGTTTGAACTGCGCGATGGACTTGCGAGCCTTGGTGACCTGCGGCTTCTGGCCCGTGATGGCGGTCAGGTCCTTGATGGCACCTTCGATGAGCTTGCCGTCGCGAGCAGCCTCGCCGACGCCCATGTTGACGACGATCTTGGTGAGGCCTGGAACCTGCATGACGTTGGCGTAGTTGAACTCCTCGCGGAGGGCCGGAAGGATCTCTTCGCGGTAACGCGCCTTGAGGCGGGGTGCTGTAGTAGCGGTGTCAGCCATTTCAGATCTCCTTTCCGGTCTTCTTGGCGATACGCACGCTGCGGTGCGCGGAGTAGGTGGAACCGTCGGGACGGGACTTGGTGACCTCGTCGCGGCGGAAGCCGATGCGAGTAGTGGTCTTGCCACCCTTGCCATCGACGAGCAGCATCACATTGGAGATGTGAATCGGGGCCTCGCTGGTGATGATGCCTCCCGTGCTTCCGCCACCGGCCTGTCCAGCCTTGGTGTGACGCTTCACGCGGTTGACGCCTTCGACGATGATGCGGTTCTGCTCGCTGATCACTTCGATCACCGAACCAGTCACACCCTTGTCCTTGCCAGCGATGACCTTGACCTGGTCACCCTTTTTGATGCTGATGGAACCTGCGTTGCGGGCCATCTCAGAGCACCTCCGGTGCGAGAGAAATGATGCGCATGAACTTCTTGTCGCGAAGCTCGCGCCCAACGGGACCGAAGATGCGCGTACCGCGCGGGTCGCCATCGGCCTTGAGAATGACTGCTGCGTTCTCGTCGAACTTGATGTACGAACCATCCGGACGACGGCGCTCCTTGACGGTGCGCACGACAACAGCCTTGACGACCTCACCCTTCTTGACGTTTCCGCCGGGGATTGCGTCCTTGACAGTGGCGACGATGGTGTCACCGATGCCGGCATAGCGCCGACCCGAGCCACCGAGCACACGGATGCAAAGGATTTCCTTGGCACCGGTGTTGTCGGCGACCTTGAGTCGCGACTCTTGCTGAATCATCTGTCGTCTCCTACTTGGCCTTCTCGAGGATCTCGACGATGCGCCAACGCTTGGTGGCGGACAGCGGACGAGTCTCCATGATGAGAACCCGGTCGCCGATGCCAGCGTCATTCGCTTCGTCGTGAGCCTTGAGCTTGATGTTGCGACGCAGAACCTTGCCGTAGAGCGCGTGCTTGACGCGTTCTTCGACGTTGACCACGACGGTCTTGTCCATCTTGTCGCTGACGACAAGTCCCTCGCGGGTCTTGCGCGCGGTGCGGTCGGTCACTGCTTCGTCCTTCGTCTTCTTGTCATTCATGCCTTGGCCACCTCATCCGATACAGACTCGACGATGCCGAGCTCGCGCTCACGCATGACGGTGTAGATCCGTGCGATGTCCTTGCGCACTGCCCGAAGTCGGGCGGTGTTGTCGAGCTGTCCGGTTGCGTTCTGGAAACGCAGGTTGAACAGTTCTTCCTTGGCTTCTGCAAGCTTGAGCGCCAGGTCCTCGGCGCCAACCGTGCGCAGCTCTGCGGCTGTCGACTGCGGCATCACAGCTCACCTGTCTCTCGGGTGATGAAGCGTGCCTTCATGGGCAGCTTGTGGATCGCGCGGCGCATGGCCTCGCGTGCGGTGCCTTCGTCGACGCCGGACAGTTCGAACATGACGCGTCCGGGCTTGACGTTGGCGACCCACCACTCAGGCGAACCCTTACCGGAACCCATGCGGGTCTCGGCAGGCTTCTTGGTGAGCGGACGGTCCGGGTAGATGTTGATCCAGACCTTTCCGCCACGCTTGATGTGGCGCGTCATGGCGATACGAGCGGACTCGATCTGACGGTTGGTCACGTATGCAGGCGTAAGCGCCTGAATGCCGTAGTCACCGAACGCCAGCGTGGTGCCGCCCTTGGCTGCACCGCGACGGGTGGGGTGGTGCTGCTTGCGGTACTTGACCCTACGTGGCATCAACATCAGGAAGCCTCCCCTGCGGGTGCGGCTGCCACTGCTTCGGCCGGAGCTTCGGCAGGTGCGGCGGTCTCGGCTGCCGGAGCGGCCGCGTCATCACGTGCGGGGCGACGCGGGGCGCCAGCGCCACCACGTGCCGGGGGACGGCGGTTGGAGCCGGGTGCAGCCGCACGCTTGGCCGCTTCGGCCTCGCGCTCGGCGCGGGTGCCCGCAACCTCGCCCTTGTAGATCCAGACCTTGACGCCAATGCGACCGAAAGTCGTCTTGGCCTCGTAGAAGCCGTAGTCGACGTCAGCGCGGAGCGTGTGCAGTGGCACGCGGCCTTCGCGGTAGAACTCCGAGCGGCTCATCTCGGCGCCACCGAGGCGGCCCGAGCACTGGATACGGATGCCCTTGGCACCGCTGCGCATCGTGGTCTGCATCGCCTTGCGCATGGCACGACGGAACTGGACACGACCCGAGAGCTGCTCGGCAACACCCTGGGCAACAAGCTGAGCGTCCATCTCGGGGTTCTTGACCTCGAGGATGTTCAGCTGAACCTGCTTGCCCGTGAGCTTCTCGAGGTCGCCGCGGATGCGGTCAGCCTCGGCGCCACGGCGGCCGATGACAATGCCAGGACGAGCAGTGTGGATGTCGACACGTACGCGGTCACGCGTGCGCTCGATCTCGACACGGCTGATGCCAGCGCGGTCCATGCCCTTGGTGAGCATCTTGCGGATCTGCACGTCTTCACCGACGTAGCTCTTGTAGAGCTTGTCGGCGTACCAACGGCTCTTGTGATCCGTCGAGATGCCCAGTCGGAAACCGTGCGGGTTGATTTTCTGTCCCACTATCGGGCCCCGCCCTTCTTCTTGGAGTTCTTGATGTTGGCCGCTTCGCGCTTGGCAGCAACGAGCTCTGCCGGCTGAACGACCACGGTCAGGTGGCTGCTGCGCTTGAGGATGCGGTTGGCCGCACCCTTGGCGCGCGGACGCCAACGCTTCATCGTCGGGCCCTCGTCCACGTGGACGACGGTGATGACGAGCTGCGAGCGGTCGAGACCTTCAGTGGTCTCGGCGTTGGCAGCGGCGCTGTCGACGAGCTTGTAGAAGTTCTCGGCAACGGCCTGCGGTGCGAACTGCAGGATCGCCAGAGCGTTGTCTACGGACTCGCCACGGATCAGGTCGCCAACACGGCGCGACTTCTGCGCGGTGACGCGCACGAAACGTGCCACGGCGAACGAGCCGGGCTCGTCGCCGAGCAGGCGCTCGCGGCGCGCGCTCACGCTTTCACGGGTAGCTGCACTCATCGCCTCTTCGCCTTCCGATCGTCCTTCTCGTGACCGCGGAACGTACGGGTCGGGGCGAATTCGCCCAGCTTGTGACCCACCATCGAGTCCGTGACGAACACGGGTACGTGCTTGCGGCCGTCGTGCACGGCGATCGTGTGTCCAATGAAGGACGGCAGGATCATCGAGCGGCGCGACCAGGTCTTGATCACGTTGTGGGTCTCGGCAGCGTTCTGCGCGTCGACCTTCTTCTCGAGGTGCCCGTCAACGAACGGGCCCTTCTTCAAACTGCGTGGCATCTGTAAACCAATCCTTCTCAGCGGCCGGACTTGCGGCGGCGGACGATTTGCGAGTCGCTGGCCTTGCGCTTGCGCGTACGGCCTTCCGGCTTGCCCCACGGGGAGACGGGGTGACGTCCACCGGACGTCTTGCCCTCACCACCACCGTGCGGGTGATCGACCGGGTTCATGGCGACACCGCGGACGGTCGGGCGCTTGCCCTTCCAGCGGTTACGGCCAGCCTTGCCCCAGTTGATGTTGGACTGCTCGGCGTTGCCGACCTCACCGATCGAGGCGCGGCAGCGAACGTCGACGTAGCGCATCTCGCCGGAAGGCAGACGCAACTGCGCCTTGGCGCCTTCCTTGGCGACGAGCTGAACCTTCACACCGGCGGAGCGACCCATCTTGGCGCCACCGCCCGGACGCAGCTCCACATTGTGGATCAGCGTTCCGACCGGGATGTTGCGCAGCGGAAGGTTGTTGCCGGGCTTGATGTCGGCGCCAACACCGGACTCGACGGCCATGCCCTGCTTGAGGCCCTCGGGAGCAACGATGTAGCGCTTCTCGCCATCGGCGTAGTGCAGCAGCGCGATGCGAGCGGTGCGGTTGGGGTCGTACTCAATGTGAGCGACCTTGGCCGGCACGCCGTCCTTGTCATAGCGACGGAAGTCGATGATGCGGTAAGCGCGCTTGTGACCGCCACCCTGGTGACGCGTGGTGATGCGTCCCTGGTTGTTGCGGCCGCCCTTCTTGGGCAGCGGCTCCGTCAGCGACTTCTCAGAAGTCGTGCGGGTGATCTCGGCGAAGTCGGCGACGCTCGAGCCACGACGGCCCGGCGTTGTCGGCTTGTACTTGCGAATAGCCATATGTCCTCAGTCCTCAGGCGCTCGGCGTCGAGAAGATGTCGATGCTCTGACCGGCGGCCACGCTCACGATTGCTCGCTTGGTGTCCTTGCGCTTGCCAAGGCCCGTCTTGGTACGACGGGTCTTGCCCTTGCGGTTGAGCGTGTTAACAGCGGTGACCTTGACGCCGAAGATCTTCTCAACGGCGATCTTGATCTCGGTCTTGTTGGCATCCGGGTGCACCACGAAGGTGTACTTGTTGTCGTCGAGCAGGCCGTAGCTCTTCTCGCTGACAACCGGAGCGATCAGGATGTCGCGGTGGTCCTTGTGGATCGTGCTCACTTGTCGTCTCCAGTCTTCTTCGCAGGAGCCTTCTTAGCGGGCGCCTTCTTGGCTGCAGGTGCCTTCTTGGCGGCAGCCTTGGCAGGAGCAGCCTTCTTGGCAGCTGCCTTGGCCGGAGCCTTCTTGGCCGGAGTTTCAGCAGCAGCCTTCTTGGCAGCAGGCGCCTTCTTGGCGGCCGGTGCAGCCTCGGTCTCGACGGCCTTCGCCGGCGCGGCCTTCTTGGCAGGTGCCTTCTTCGCAGGAGCCTTGGCGGCCGGCTTGGTGTCCGGGTCCGTTGCGGCCTTGCTCAGCGCGATCGTCTTGGCACCCTCGGCGGAACGAGCCGCCACGAATGCGTCGAACGCAGCCTGCGTGAAGACGATGTCGTCACTCAGCAGGACGTCGTACGTGTTGAGCTGGTCGAACGACAGGATGACCGTGTCGGTGACGTTGCGCAGGCTCAGCTCGGTGACGCTGTCGTTGCGGTCAACGACCACAAGGATGCGCGTACGAGTCGTGAGACCAGCAAGCGTTGCGATGGCGGACTTGGTCGACGGCTTGTCACCCTCGACGAAGCTGTCGATGACGTGCAGACGGCCAGTGCGTGCCCGGTCGGAGAGGGCACCGCGCAGGGCGGCAGCCTTCATCTTCTTGGGGGTGCGCTGTTCGTAGTCACGCGGCTTGGGGCCGTGGACGATGCCACCACCGTTGTACTGAGGTGCGCGGATCGAGCCCTGACGAGCGCGACCTGTGCCCTTCTGGCGGTAAGGCTTCTTGCCACCACCGGACACCTCGCCACGCGACTTGGTGCTGTGCGTTCCCTGGCGGGCAGCAGCCAGCTGGGCAACGACGACCTGGTGGATCAGCGGGATGTTGGTCTGTACGTCGAAGATGTCGACGGGCAGCTGAGCATCAATGGTCTTTGCCATGGTGTTCAGGCTCCCTTCACAGCGGAGCGGAGGACGACGAGTGCGCCCTTGGGGCCGGGTACGGCGCCCTTGACGAGAATGACGCCCTTGGCAACGTCAACCGCGTGAACCGTGAGGTTCTGCGTGGTGACCTGCTCGGCGCCCATGTGACCGGCCATGCGCAGACCCTTGAAGACGCGACCCGGAGTGGCGCAGGCGCCAATCGAGCCGGGCTTGCGGTGGTTGCGGTGCGCGCCGTGCGAGGCGCCCACGCCGTGGAAGCCGTGACGCTTCATGACGCCGGCGAAGCCCTTGCCCTTGCTGGTCGCGGTGACATCGATGATGTCGCCAGCGGCGAAGATCTCCGGGGAGATCTCCTGGCCCAGCGTGTAGTCGGCGACGAGTTCCGTGCGGATCTCGACGATGTGGCGACGAGGCGTCACACCGGCCTTGGCGAAGTGGCCCGATACCGGCTTGTTGACCTTGCGGCCATCGATCTCACCGAAGCCGAGCTGAACGGCGGAGTAGCCGTCGGTCTCGCGCGTACGGATCTGCGTGACAACGTTGGTGTCAGCGGCGATCACAGTGACGGGAATGATCTTGTTGTCGGCGTCCCAAACCTGGGTCATGCCGATCTTGCGGCCGAGGAGGCCGCGTGCGGTGGCAGTGCTGCTGGTGCTCATGGTCGCTGGCCTCCTTAGAGCTTGATCTCGATGTCGACGCCGGCAGGCAGGTCGAGGCGCATGAGCGAGTCGACTGTCTTGGGCGTCGGGTCAATGATGTCGATGAGCCGCTTGTGCGTACGCATCTCAAAGTGCTCGCGGCTGTCCTTGTACTTGTGGGGCGAACGGATCACACAGAACACGTTCTTTTCAGTGGGCAGTGGCACCGGTCCTGCGACCTTGGCACCCGTGCGCGTCACCGTGTCGACGATCTTGCGCGCCGAGGAGTCAATGACCTCGTGGTCGTAGGCCTTGAGCCGGATACGGATTTTTTGTCCCGCCATGCTCTCGCTCGTCCTTCTCTTCGTTCCGCTTCGCTTGGTCTCGCCTCGGGTTCGAGGGAGAAAACTCATCCTCCCGCCGACCCCCGAGGTCGGGCGTGTCGCGGGCGCTCTAGGCGCGTACGTCACACACTTCTCGAGTTAGGTGGTTGGACCCGCAGATACTGGTTAAACAACACCGTGCGGGACAAGCTCGATCTCAGGTTCGGCGCCGGCGTCATGATCGGCGTGAGAGCCGGACGGTCGGCGCCCCAGCGATCAAGCCGGAGCAACCGAACTATTCTGACAGACACGTCGCCGTAAAGACAAATCCGCCCCCGCTGGTGCTAGGAGCGGGTGATCGCTGCATTGGTCGCTCGTTCGAAGCCGCTGACGACGGCCTGCAATGTCAGGGCGCGCAAGCGCTGGATCGTGAGCTCAAGGCGCGCGGACTGTTCCTCTGTACGCGGGACCGATCGATAGGGCTCGAGCACCTGGCGATTGAGGATGTCATTGAGGTCGTCACGCAAAGCCCGCATGTGCCGATCGATCGCCGCGCCTGCCTCGGTGATGCCGTCGACGGGGATCTCGACATCGAGTAGCTCGACTCCCATTTCGAAGCCGGGAAGCGGCGAGTATGTACGACCGATTTGCTCGAGCACGCCGGTTTCGACGAGCAGGGCAACTTCATCGGGGGTCAACTCCCGGCCCGCACGGCCATCGAGCTGCTGGCGATCGAGCACCTCAGGGCCGCTTGGTGACCACGAGGTGAGCACTGCTCGCTGGACGGCGATGTCCTCGACCGTCGCATCGTTGGGGATCCGGCTCATGGCCTTCTCAATGGCGGCCATCGTGAAGCCATGAGCCTGCAGCGCGCGAATCAGAGACAGACGAGCCGCGTGCTCCGCGCCGTAATAGGCGACCCGGCCACGCCGAGTCGGTGGGGGCAAAAGACCCAGGCTCGCGTAGTAGCGGGTCGTACGTACCGAGATGCCTGCGCTCTGGGCAAGTTCGTCGACGGTCTTCATGTCGTCGATGGCATCGGAGAGGGCGGTCACAGCGGTGACAATATTACTGTCACAGTGATCGCGCAATTCTTTCTGCAATCTGGGTGAAGTTCTGAAGAGACAACCGTGACCCCGGTCACGGCGGCGTCGTTGAAGACCTTGACGACGATGCCAGATTCACTGTTACAGTTCCGGCGTCACATACCGGGGATCGATTTCGATGCCTCGCCCATGACGACGGAGGTGACGGGTGCCATCGGTTGAGTCCGCCACAGCCGTACGTCGTTCAAAGCGTCCTGGCCCGCTGCGTGAAGCCCTGGAGATGGTCCGTCTGGGTCTCGGTGTCGCACGCGCGATACCCGCCTCGATCTCCGCCCGACGCTTCCCCGCCGAAGAGACGATCCGACAGACGTGGTTCACCATCACGGTCTGCACTCTCCCTGCTCTGGCCGTGTGCATCCCATTCGGCGTGATCCTCGCGCTGCAGGTCAACGTACTGGCGCAAGAGGTTGGTGCCACCGGCTTCACCGGTGCCGGCAACACCCTCGCGGTCGTACGCCAGGGCGCGCCGATCATCACGGCACTGATGCTCTCGGGCGTCGCTGGCTCAGCCATCTGCTCAGAGCTCGGCTCCCGCCGAATCCGTGAAGAGATCGACGCGCTTGAGGTCATGGGCGTGCGGGTCACTGAACGAGTGGTCCTCCCCCGCGTCATCGCCACGGTCATCGTGTCGATGTTGCTCAACGGCGTAGTGACGTTCTTCTCGATCGTGACCACACTGCTGGTCAGCATCACCGTGCAGGACCTGTCCGCGGGTGGTTACTTGGCTTCGGTCGCGACACTGGCCCGACCCAGCGACATGGTTCTGTCCTTCGTCAAAGCCGGGATCTTCGGAACCATCTGTGCCGTCGTCGCCTCATACAAGGGACTGAAGGTGGAGAACGGTCCGTCCGGCGTCAGCGACGCCGTGACCTCGGCAGTCGTCACCAACTTCGTGCTGCTGTTCGCTGCGAACTTCGTCATCTCACAGACGCAAGCGACGCTCTTCCCGGGAGGCGTCGCGTGAGCATGCTGATGAAGGCCCTCGACGTCACCGTGGTGAATCCGCTGACCCGGCTTGGCGACTTCCTGTGGTTCTGCCTCGTGGCAATCATTCGTATCCCCCTCGCGATCCGCCACTACCCCGCCCAGATCGGCCGACACCTCGCAGAGGTGAGCCTCGGTGGCGGTGCGCTCGTTGTCGGCGGTGGAGCCGTGGGGGTCGTGTTCCTGATGTCGACCCTGACCGGCACCGAGGTCGGGCTCGAGGGCCACAACGGCCTCGACATCATCGGCCTCGCCCCGCTCGTGGGCTTCGTGTCGGGTTACGCCAACACTCGCGAGCTCGCCCCGATCATCGTGGCGCTCGCCTTCGCCGCGCGTATTGGCTGTGGCTTCACTTCACGCCTTGGTGCCATGCGCATCAGCGAAGAGATCGACGCCCTCGAGGCCATGTCGATCCGGCCCGTTCCATACCTCGTCTCGACCCGCATCGTGTCGGCGCTCATCATGGTGATCCCGCTCTTCCTGCTGGGGCTGGTCGGCACCTACATCACGACTGACCTGGTCGTCACGGTCTTCTACAACCAGTCGGCTGGCACGTACGACCACTACTTCTCGACGTTCGTGTCCCTCACTGACGTGCTGCTGGCTGCAGTCAAGGTCGTCGTGCTGACGACGATGGTGACGTTGGTGCACTGCTACTACGGCTTCTTCGCAACCGGTGGGCCTGAGGGAGTCGGCCGGGCGACCGGTCGCGCCATTCGCACCAGCATCATTGGCATCACGCTGTTGGACATCGCCCTGACACTCGCGCTGTGGGGCCCTGACCAGCAAGTGACGATTTCCGGATGAACACTGAACCCACTCGCTTGCAACGCCTGGTGATCGGCACCATCGGCCTGGTCGCGACCGTGGCCCTCGGCCTCTGGCTCACACTGTCCTACTTCGGCGTCTGGACCAGCGACACGAAGGTCTCGGTCGAAGTCGAGCGCCTCGGCGACGCCATTGGGCCCGGAGCCAAGGTCCGCTATCACGGCATCATCGTCGGGCGCGTGCTGCGACTGTCCGAGCACGGCGACGGCTATCGCCTGCAGTTGCTGGTGAATGAAGGCCATTCGGAGTCGATCCCTTCGGACGCCACGGCCCGAATCCTCCCGAGCACTGTCTTCGGATCGGAGTATGTCGAGCTGTTGGCTGATAAGGATGCGACCGGCAGCGCCCATCTCGCGTCAGGCGACGTACTCGCCGCTGACAGCACCGAAGCAACTCTGGGCCTGATGAAATCATTCGATGAAGCCGAGCGGCTGATCTCAGCCGTGGATGCCGAAGACATCAACCGCATCACCGGCAAGCTTGCGCCCGCTCTCGCCGGCAAGGGCGACGACATCAAGGACTTCCTGGAGCGCACCGACCGTGTCGTCACCGACTTCAACCGGGACCTCCCCACCACGTGGGAGACCTTGACGCTCGCCACGAAGGCGCTGGGAACGATCGCCGACATCGAGCCTGACCTCACGTCGGCAATGGACCATTCGCGTACGACCACCGACACGATCGTCGATCAGGACAAGAAGATTGGCTCGGTCATCAACGGGTCAGCGAAGGTTGTTGCCCGCGCCGACACCCTGCTCAGCGGTGTCCAGGACATCCTGCTGCCCTTCGTCCAGCGTCTCGAGCGACTGACCGACCTCGCCGCCGACAACGCACCGTCTGTCCAGCAGATTCTGGCCAATTTCGCGAAGACTGGAACGAATGGCGCTGCCGGCGTGGACGACAACGCCATCCAGATGATCGGCACGATCGGGCTCGACATTCCACATGCCTATACGGCGGACGATTGCACCCGCTACGGCCCGACCCTGATCGCAACGAACTGCGGCAATCCCGTTCCAGCTGAAGCTTCGTCTACGGCAACGACAGACAGTACGGGCATCGGCGGACTCGCAGCGAAGATCACGGACCTGCTCGAGCAGGCGGAAGCTGCGGCCAACGGTGACAAACCGGTCGGCGGCTCGGTCGCGACATTGCCCGCTACGCCGTCGGACGCCGAGGAACCTGAAGGGCTTCTCGCGTTCCTTCGCGACCTCGGGCTGCTCATGGGGAGGACCACCCCATGACCCTTCTGCGCCGATACACCTGGGAGATCGCCGGACTGGTGGCGTTCACCATCGTCGCCCTGATCATGACGATGACCGTCGCCAACACTCTTGCCCGTCGAGATCCTGGCGACACCACCCACTACTCCGCGATGTTCACCGATGCCTCGGGCATTCGTGTCGGAGATGACGTACGCATTGCAGGCGTCCGAGTCGGCCGAGTCGAGGGACGAGAGCTTGACGGCGGTCTGGCACGGATCGACTTCGTCGTGGCTTCCGATCAACCGATACGCACTGACACGGTGTCCCGCATCTCCTACCTGAACCTTCTGGGCCAGCGTTACCTGGCGCTCGAGGCCGGCTCCAAAACCGGAAAACGGCTGCCGGCGGGTTCGACGCTCGGTGTCGAGAACACCCGACCTGCGCTCGACCTGACCGAACTGTTCAACGCGTTCAAACCGATGTTTGAGGCTCTCGATCCCAAGGACGTCAACCTCATCGCAACCGAGGTCGTACAGACCTTGCAGGGTGAAGGCCCGCGACTCTCCCACTTGATGGAACAGACGTCGCAGCTCACGGCACATCTGGCCGACCGGGACGAGGTCATCTCGCGCGTCATCTCCAACGTCACGACCGTGATGCAGGCGACCTCGGAACACCGTGAAGAGCTGCGCTCGGTCATCGGCGGGCTGGACGGGTTGGTCGGCGATTTGGCTGACGATTCTGGTGACATCGATTCCGCCGTTGTGGCTCTCGACCGTATGACTGGGTCGCTCGGCGGCTTGCTCGACGAGTCGTCGGGACCGTTGAGCGCGGCACTCGCCCGGTTCGCCGAGCTGGGCAAGACGATCGTCGAGACCAACGACCTGCTCTCGACCACGCTCAAGGACACGCCGCGCCTGCTTGAGGGCTTCAACCGCGCGCTGAGCCACGGGTCATGGCTCAACACCTACGTCTGCACCCTGGACTTCGGTGCCTCATCTATCAAGACCCCTGACTTCCCCGGGCTTGGACATTCGAGGCCCTGCCGATGACTGCCACGACACGCAAGACACTCATCGTCGGGGTTGCCCTCGTGCTCCTCGTCCTGCTGGCGTGGCGCGCGCTCAAGCCAGCCGATGCCTCGTACCGGGCCGAGTTCGTCCACGCTTCCGGCATCAAGACCGGCGACGAAGTACGCGTGGCTGGCATCGAGTCCGGAAAGGTCTCGAAGATCACGCTCGATGGGGGCAAGGCCGTCATCGACTTCAAGCTCGATCGCGACGTGACGTTGCACGCGGACTCTGAGGCACGGGTCAAGCTCGCATCGATGCTTGGCACCACGTTCCTGGATGTCTCGATCGGCAAGGGCCCGAAGCTCAACCACGGGGCCACAATCACCACTGAGCACACGGCGCCCTCGTACACCGTCTCCGATGTCTTCACCGACAGCAACGACCTCTTGCACGACCTCGACCTCGACGCGATAGACAAGGCCGTCGCCACCTTGTCGACCGAGCTCGACCAGGACCCGAAACTCACCCAGCGCGCCATGGAAGACACGGCCGCATTGGCCCGCCTGATCGGTGACAAGGACAAGCAGATCGGCCGCCTGCTCACGTACACCCGCAGGGTCACCGGAGTCGTCCGCGATCAACAGGGCGAGCTCGAGCAACTTCTGGTCAACGCGGAGAAGGTCACCGGGCTGGTCCAGCGGCGCCGCGAAACGATCGAGCGACTGGTCCGCAACGGGAAGCAAGTTGTGACGACCCTCGACACCATGGCCGACGACAACGACGCGACGATGCGGACGCTGCTGAATCAGTTCGATGACACGCTTGGGGTCCTGCAGGAGCATTCCGACGAACTCGGCCA from the Aeromicrobium panaciterrae genome contains:
- a CDS encoding MCE family protein, translated to MTATTRKTLIVGVALVLLVLLAWRALKPADASYRAEFVHASGIKTGDEVRVAGIESGKVSKITLDGGKAVIDFKLDRDVTLHADSEARVKLASMLGTTFLDVSIGKGPKLNHGATITTEHTAPSYTVSDVFTDSNDLLHDLDLDAIDKAVATLSTELDQDPKLTQRAMEDTAALARLIGDKDKQIGRLLTYTRRVTGVVRDQQGELEQLLVNAEKVTGLVQRRRETIERLVRNGKQVVTTLDTMADDNDATMRTLLNQFDDTLGVLQEHSDELGQTLRTSAPFARYFANATGNGPWLEVGAPYFLLPDNMWCPLVQPEGGCS